The genome window CATTGCCGGCTCGGACTCGAGCGGCGGAGCCGGGATCCAGGCGGACCTGAAAACCTTTGCCGCGCTGGGGATTTACGGCACGTCTGCCATTACCGCGGTGACGGCTCAGAACGCCCTGCGGATCGATGCCCTGACCTGTCTTCCGGTGAGCCTGGTGGTCTCGCAAATCCGGTCAGTGCTATCCCATATCGGAGCCGAGGCCATCAAGACCGGGATGCTGGGCGGTCCCGAGATCATTCAGGGCATAGCCTCGTCTCTGAGCCGCTACCCCTCCATTCCGCTGGTAGTGGACCCGGTCATGGCAGCCACCAGCGGCAGCGCACTTCTTCAGAAGAGCTCGCTGGAGGTCCTGCGCCACAGGATGTTGCCCCTGGCACGGATTGTCACTCCCAATCTGCCGGAAGCCGAGGCGCTGGTCGGAAGCCGATTGCGGGATGAATCCGACTGCATCCGCGCCGCCCGGGAAATCCATGGGATGGGTCCGGGTTGGGTCGTCCTGAAAGGCGGCCATCGGCGGGATGTCGGATCCGGTCATGCCGGCGCCCGGGAGGTGGTCGACCTGGTCTACGACGGCAGCGAGATACACAGAGTCGCCGGACCTTATCTCCACGGAGGCCCCAAGCAGGGCACCGGATGCACCTATTCGGCGGCCATCGCGGCCTTCCTGGCCAAGGGGCACCCGGAACTGGAAGCGGTGCACGCGGCCCGGGAGTATTTGAGCGGGACCTGGCGGTCTTCCGGCGAGTCCGGTCAAGCCGGAGGCCCACTGCACCATTTCCACGAATTCTGGCTGAAGTCCGGCGATGGTTAGGGGTTAGTTGTTAGTGGAGAGTGGAGGGTGAAGAGTGGAGAGTTGTCCGTGAAGAGCTTCGGGACCAAGCAAGCGGCGGTGAGCTGATTGCAACCTATTGGGGAGTGCGCCGAGATCTACAACAGCCTTATACGATTCGATTCAAATAACTATCCACTAGTCACTGATCACTCAGACGGCTTCCGCCGTCTGCCCCAGGCTGCCCAGCAGTTGATCCAGGACCGAGCCGATGCTGCCGGAGGCATTGACCGTTATCAGCATCCCCCGCTGGCGGTAGTGGCTGAGAATGGGTTCGATCTCCAGGAGATATCCCCGAAAACGGCCCTGGACGACCTCAGGGCGGTCGTCGTCGCGGCGCTTCGTTTGGACCCCGGCGGGAGGGCGATTGCTGTTCAGGTTGTAGGTCCGTCCCTCGGCGTCCACCACCCGGCCGGCCACACGTGACAACACGCCTTCCTCGGTGATCTCGAAGAGAACCACTGCCGACAAGCTCAGGAGGGCGTCCAATGCCTTGGCCTGAATCAGGGTGCGGGGATAGCCGTCCAGAATATGTCCTTGATCGCCGTTTCGGCTGACGTAGGCCCTGAACAGGTCCAGGACGATGGGTTCGGGGACCAGCTTGCCCGCTTTCAGATGGGTTTCGGTCTTCTTTCCCAGTTCCGTTCCCTTGCCCACTTCCATTCTGAGCATTTC of Acidobacteriota bacterium contains these proteins:
- the thiD gene encoding bifunctional hydroxymethylpyrimidine kinase/phosphomethylpyrimidine kinase; this encodes MPFLKALTIAGSDSSGGAGIQADLKTFAALGIYGTSAITAVTAQNALRIDALTCLPVSLVVSQIRSVLSHIGAEAIKTGMLGGPEIIQGIASSLSRYPSIPLVVDPVMAATSGSALLQKSSLEVLRHRMLPLARIVTPNLPEAEALVGSRLRDESDCIRAAREIHGMGPGWVVLKGGHRRDVGSGHAGAREVVDLVYDGSEIHRVAGPYLHGGPKQGTGCTYSAAIAAFLAKGHPELEAVHAAREYLSGTWRSSGESGQAGGPLHHFHEFWLKSGDG
- a CDS encoding nucleoside monophosphate kinase yields the protein MNVAVLGPPGCGKGTQSKLLAAHFGLKHFSLGEMLRMEVGKGTELGKKTETHLKAGKLVPEPIVLDLFRAYVSRNGDQGHILDGYPRTLIQAKALDALLSLSAVVLFEITEEGVLSRVAGRVVDAEGRTYNLNSNRPPAGVQTKRRDDDRPEVVQGRFRGYLLEIEPILSHYRQRGMLITVNASGSIGSVLDQLLGSLGQTAEAV